Genomic window (Deltaproteobacteria bacterium):
GGGGGGTATGTTGCCGCTATTCGTGCAGCCCAACGGGGGTTCAAGGTTGCCCTTGTTGAAAAAGGAGAACTGGGGGGAACCTGTCTCCACCGAGGTTGCATCCCTTCCAAGGCGTATCTTGCCGCCGCTGAAATGATCGAAAGCGCTCGAAGGGCCGAAAAAGTCGGGATCCATTTTGATCCTCCCCGGATCGATTTTGCCAAGCTGGTTCAAGGTAAAGATGAAAAGGTGAAGAGACTCGAGTCCGGGATCGCAGGTCTCATTAAAGGGAACAAGATTGAATTTTTTCAGGGGGAGGGGCGTCTTGAGGCGGTTGATAAGATTCTTGTTGGTGCCGAGACGCTATCGGCTCGGCAAATCCTGCTCGCAACAGGGACGCAGCCGATCCGTCCGACGGCCTTTCTATTTGACGGCCAATCGATTTTAACGACCGATGAGTTGTTCAAGCTCAAATCTCTTCCGGGGCGTCTCCTTGTGGTGGGTGGAGGGGTTATCGGCTCTGAAATCGCCTGTGCCTTTAATCTCCTTGGGTCCAAGGTCACCGTCGTGGAATTTCTGTCCGAGATCCTGCCTCAGGAGGGGGGGCTTGCCTCACGCACCCTCAAATCAATCTTTGAAAAGAGAGGGGTCGTCCTTCGAACCGGTATCAAAGTCGAGAAGATGGAAAAGAAGGGGAGTGAGGTGGTCTCAATCCTTTCCAGCGGAGAGGAGATAGCTGCCGATATTGCCCTCGTCGCTATTGGTCGAACGGTTGGGGCTGATCGATTGGGGCTGGCCAAGTTAGGCATTGAGCTCCAAAACGGGTTTGTCAAGGTGAGTGAATGGCTTGAGACCTCGGTTCCGGGAATCTTTGCGATCGGGGATCTCATTGGATCAACCTTGCTTGCTCATGGGGCGATGGCAGAGGGGATCTGTGCGGCAGAGAACATGACCGGTCATGAGAAGGTGATTGATTATTCGGCCGTTCCCCGGATCACCTACACGATTCCCGAGATTGCCTCGATCGGCAAAAAGGAGGCGGAGCTCAAATCATCAGGACTTTCCTACAAGGTGGGTCGGTTCTCCTTTATCGCCAATGCCAAGGCGATCGTGCATGAAGAGACAGAGGGATTTGCAGAGATCTATGTCGCCACCGACGAAAAGATCTTAGGGGCTGTTGTCTGCGGGGCGCATGCCTCGGATATGATCCAGGAGGTGGCGCTTGTGATGAGAAACGGCTTGTCGGTCAGGGCCCTGACCGGAACGATCCACGCCCATCCGACACTCATGGAGATCCTCTACGAATCGGCGGAAGACTCCTTGGGGGAGGCGATTCATAAGATGGGGAGAAAAGGGATTAGCACGGCCTCAAATTGAACTCAGATGGCATCAGGTCGGCGTTCATGACAACCTCGGTTGCCAATGCGGCGGACGCACTTATAAAGAATCCAAACGGTGCAATTGAACGGTAAAGATTTTTAATTGAAGTGGGAGTCATGAATTGCCTGGGAGATAGTATAGCCCTGGCAGCCCCCATTATTGCAACACCAGAAGCAATCGATAGAATTAAATTCAGGGTGGAAAACTCTCTCTGTCTTCTATGTCCATAATAAGAGAATGCTGAAGAGGATGCGGCGCTAAGGCTCATAAAGCATCCCATCAAGGCGGTTACAACCCCTTGGCGCCCCCCCATTAGAAAACCTCTTCTAATAAATACCAATGATCCTACTCCACCTGCCAGACCGGCCCCAACCAATGGTTGTTCTAGACTACGAACTGATCTATAGCATGATCCAAAATAGGGATTAGTTGAACCGTCGCCGGGTTTGGACTCTTGCGGCAAATATTGAGGGTTTGGGTCCCCCTGTCTTTCTAGCTTATCAACGAGTCTTGGGGATGTCATTTTAGTTCTCCTTATGTTTTAATGGATAATACCGACGGCAAGGTCATCGATATTGAATAAATAAGGTTGCTCGATTTCTTTCATGCTTATCCGAAAAGTGTACCAAGAGTCCTCGGAGAGGCAAAAACACAGGCGGTAAGAGCTCGATGGAACCGGGAGTCTGGATCATGTCGGCGGTTATCCGCCTCCGCCAGAAAACCCTTCCGTCTTGCGGCAGGGATGAATGGTCAGGAGATCCGAAGCATTGGCAGAGGAGGGTCGATGGCTACGGGGATTCCGCCAAGAAACCCCGCGGTCTTGCCGCGGGGAGCTTCATTTCGACTGGCTCCGCCCCCAGTAGTCAACGGAGTAATAGATAAGAAGCCCTACGGAGTAATAGATAAGAAGCCCTACAAAGATAAGGGCCATACCGCCTTTGACTAACTGGTTTGTCTTGGTCTCTACTCTCTTTATCGCAACATGATAGTTTGCCCTTAGATCGCCCCAATGTCTGTCAAGTTCAGTAGAAGGTGCAAATCGTTGCCGCTGACCTGCGCTATACGCCATGCTAAACAGCTGATGATATTGAAAAGCAGCACGAACAGCGCTTATTACGCTGATGGCTATTCCTGTGGCTACGGTCGCCGCTGCAACCCCTTGGATCGGCGTGTCGATCCGAATCGGGCAAGAAGATCGAGATTGATTTACAGGTCTCATTTTGTTTTTCCTCCTTAATGAAAAATTCTGTGCACCAACATCAATGAAGTCATCGGTTGTCTCGGATGAAGGTTGCTCAAGCGAGCCTAAAGAACGTACCCTCAGAGGGTACGACTCCCCAGCGGGGGGGCAGGTTTTGCAGAGACCGGTTCCCTCCTCCCCGGAGGCCTCACGGTTATTTCCCTCGAAGTACTTGGCCTTGCCGGCCGGACTCCTCCTCTTTGGGACGGTTATGACCGCCGTTGCGCTATCCGCCGCTCGCCAGAGGGTGGCGAATCGATTATTAGAGGGGGTTGAAAGACAGTTCCTCTCCAAAGGAATGATTCGCAGATTTGATCTCATTGATATCCTTTCTGTAATAACCGGGAGACGACTCTCCCCACGCAGTGATGAAAGAGGTCTTGCCTTGGTCCGTTTCCTCTCAAGGGATCCCGATTTTGATCCAAGGTTTCTCTCTTTTTATCAGCGGGACATGAGTCGATGGATTTTTCATCAGTATCCCGAGCTTGAAGAGGTCTGTCGTCTTGCCGACAAGGGGGATCTTCGTCCCTGGGTTCGTGAGCAGGTGCAACATTTTGGGATAGGGCTGGAATTACTTGAGATGCCAATCGGATACAGGGCTGGTCCTGCGATTAACAGGACCGTTTGGCAAGCAATGGCAGCCTCACTCCTTCCTTGAAAGCTGCTCGAAACTCCCCTTGAGAGTTATTCTATGCTGATTTAAGGATTCCACCGATGCTGGTTGTTCAGAAATACGGAGGCACCTCTGTTGCGGGTACAGAGCGGATCCGGAATGTTGCGGAGCGTGTCAGGCAGAGCCGACACAAGGGGAACAAGGTTGTCGTCATTCTCTCTGCCATGGCGGGGGAGACGAACCGGCTTGTCGATCTGGCCAAGCAGGTTTCTAAAGAACCAGACGGGCGTGAATATGACCAGCTTGTCTCGACAGGGGAACAGGTAACGATCGCCCTCCTGGCGCTCACCCTCCAGTCGATGGGGGTCCCGGCCCGCTCCTTTCTGGGACATCAGGTACGGCTCCTGACGGATTCGAGCTTTTCGAAGGCCCGGATCAAGTCGATTGATGCAGAGATCATCCATAAGGAATTGAACAAAAACACCGTTGTGGTGATTGCCGGTTTCCAGGGGACCGATCCTGAGGGAAATATTACGACGCTCGGACGCGGAGGTTCGGATACGACTGCCGTTGCGATCGCGGCCGCCCTCAAGGCAGACGCCTGCGAGATTTATACCGATGTCGATGGGGTCTACACGGCCGATCCGAGGGTTTGTCCGGAGGCGCGTCTGATCCCGATTATCACCTATGAGGAGATGCTGGAGCTTGCCTCTTCGGGGGCAAAGGTCCTGCAAAGTCGTTCGGTGGAGCTTGCGGCGAATTACCGGGTTCCGGTCTGGGTTAAATCAGCATTCCTGCCGGTTAAAAAAAACGGCAGTAAAGGAGGAGGGACACTTGTGACAAACAGAGCGATGGAAGAGATGGTGGTCAGCGGCATTGCCCATGACCGTAATGAGGCAAAGGTCGCCGTACGAGGTCTGGCCGATCGTCCGGGCGTTGCCGCCCGTCTTTTTGCCCCGCTGGCAAAGGCGGATATCAATGTTGACATGATTGTCCAGAACATCAGCGAGGACGGTTATACTGATCTGACCTTTACTGTTTCGAAGATCGAACTGCCAAAGGCGCTCAGGATCATGCACCAGCAGGTTCGGAAAATTGGTGCCCAGAAGATTGAGGCGGATGAGAAGATCGCCAAGGTTTCTATCGTTGGCGTCGGGATGAAGAGTCATGCCGGTGTCGCCT
Coding sequences:
- the lpdA gene encoding dihydrolipoyl dehydrogenase codes for the protein MRSFDLVVIGGGPGGYVAAIRAAQRGFKVALVEKGELGGTCLHRGCIPSKAYLAAAEMIESARRAEKVGIHFDPPRIDFAKLVQGKDEKVKRLESGIAGLIKGNKIEFFQGEGRLEAVDKILVGAETLSARQILLATGTQPIRPTAFLFDGQSILTTDELFKLKSLPGRLLVVGGGVIGSEIACAFNLLGSKVTVVEFLSEILPQEGGLASRTLKSIFEKRGVVLRTGIKVEKMEKKGSEVVSILSSGEEIAADIALVAIGRTVGADRLGLAKLGIELQNGFVKVSEWLETSVPGIFAIGDLIGSTLLAHGAMAEGICAAENMTGHEKVIDYSAVPRITYTIPEIASIGKKEAELKSSGLSYKVGRFSFIANAKAIVHEETEGFAEIYVATDEKILGAVVCGAHASDMIQEVALVMRNGLSVRALTGTIHAHPTLMEILYESAEDSLGEAIHKMGRKGISTASN
- a CDS encoding aspartate kinase, which gives rise to MLVVQKYGGTSVAGTERIRNVAERVRQSRHKGNKVVVILSAMAGETNRLVDLAKQVSKEPDGREYDQLVSTGEQVTIALLALTLQSMGVPARSFLGHQVRLLTDSSFSKARIKSIDAEIIHKELNKNTVVVIAGFQGTDPEGNITTLGRGGSDTTAVAIAAALKADACEIYTDVDGVYTADPRVCPEARLIPIITYEEMLELASSGAKVLQSRSVELAANYRVPVWVKSAFLPVKKNGSKGGGTLVTNRAMEEMVVSGIAHDRNEAKVAVRGLADRPGVAARLFAPLAKADINVDMIVQNISEDGYTDLTFTVSKIELPKALRIMHQQVRKIGAQKIEADEKIAKVSIVGVGMKSHAGVASRMFETLAREGVNIQMISTSEIKVSVVIREAEMEKAVRALHKAFGLGKK